A genomic region of Eucalyptus grandis isolate ANBG69807.140 chromosome 5, ASM1654582v1, whole genome shotgun sequence contains the following coding sequences:
- the LOC104443606 gene encoding phenylcoumaran benzylic ether reductase Pyrc5, with amino-acid sequence MAEKSRVLVIGGTGRIGKFIVEASAKFGHPTFALVRESTLSDPAEANIAEGFKSLGVNLVHGDIYDQESLLTAIKQVDVVISAVGPTQVEIQDRIVAAIKTAGNIKRFLPSEFGNDADCGHAVEPAKTVYAIKGKIRRLIEAEGIPYTYVVSNYFAGDYLRTLSQLGATAPPRDKVVILGDGNVKAVFNKEDDIGTYTIKAVDDPRTLNKILYIKPPANIYSFNELVSLWERKIGKTLERVYVPDEDILKNIQEAAAPLNHALAVFHAVFVKGDQTNFEIEPSFGVEASELYPDVKYTTVDQYLDQFV; translated from the exons ATGGCCGAGAAGAGCAGAGTCCTGGTGATCGGAGGCACCGGACGCATCGGAAAGTTCATCGTGGAAGCAAGTGCTAAGTTTGGTCACCCTACCTTCGCTCTCGTGAGGGAGTCCACTCTCTCCGACCCAGCCGAGGCCAACATTGCTGAAGGTTTCAAGAGCTTAGGCGTCAATTTAGTTCAC GGAGACATATACGATCAAGAGAGTCTGTTGACTGCGATTAAGCAGGTTGATGTGGTAATCTCTGCTGTGGGGCCAACACAGGTAGAGATCCAAGATAGGATTGTTGCAGCCATCAAAACAGCCGGGAATATCAAG agatTCTTGCCTTCAGAGTTTGGAAATGATGCGGATTGTGGCCATGCTGTGGAGCCAGCAAAAACTGTATATGCTATCAAGGGCAAGATCCGCCGCCTTATTGAGGCTGAGGGAATCCCTTATACATATGTGGTTTCTAACTATTTTGCAGGTGACTATCTTAGGACATTGTCACAGCTCGGGGCTACAGCTCCCCCTAGAGATAAAGTTGTCATCTTAGGGGATGGAAATGTAAAAG CGGTATTTAACAAGGAGGATGACATTGGCACCTATACCATTAAAGCCGTGGATGATCCAAGGACCTTGAACAAAATTCTGTACATCAAACCTCCTGCCAACATCTACTCTTTTAATGAGCTTGTGTCACTGTGGGAGAGAAAGATCGGCAAGACCCTGGAGAGGGTGTATGTTCCAGATGAGGATATTTTGAAGAATATTCAAG AGGCGGCGGCTCCGCTCAATCATGCATTGGCAGTATTCCATGCTGTTTTCGTGAAAGGAGACCAAACCAACTTCGAGATTGAGCCATCATTCGGAGTGGAAGCTTCAGAGCTCTACCCTGATGTCAAGTACACGACTGTGGATCAGTATCTGGATCAATTTGTTTGA